The nucleotide sequence TTTTTGTAGTACTAATGTTTTTACTATCAAATGTTGGTATTATTAGGGTCAAAGCAAACAATTTAACACCAGTTGAAATAAATGGTCAACTTAAGGTTTCAGGAAGTAAATTACTAAATTCAAACAATCAACCTATTCAACTCAAAGGTATGAGTAGTTTTGGTATACAATACTCGCCACAGTTTGTAAATTATAATACTATGAAATATTTAAGAGACAACTGGGGAATGAATGTATTTAGAGTTGCTATGTATACTGACGGAGATGGAGGATATATATTTAATAAGGCAGCTTGTAAAGCAAAGGTTGAAGAGGCTGTAAATGCTGCTCAAAAGTTAGGTATATATGTAATTGTTGATTGGCATATGTTTAATAATCCTCAAACTGATAAAAGTCAGTCAAAGGACTTCTTTAATCAAATTTCAAGCGAATATAAAAATTCACCTAATGTAATCTATGAAATAGCAAATGAACCATGTGGCGATGTAACTTGGGGAAGAGATATAAAACCATATGCAAATGAGGTTATACCAGTTATTAGAGCCAATTCGCCTAATGCAATAGTTATAGTTGGTAGTCCTACATGGAGTCAATCTGTTCTAGATCCTGCCAATGATCCTTTAAGCTTCAGTAATGTAATGTATGCGTGCCATTTTTATGCTGGAACACATGGTCAATGGCTTAGAGATAGAATAACACAAGCTCTTAACAAAAACATAGCTTTATTTGCTACAGAATGGGGAACTAGTGATTGCAATGGTAGTGGAGGAACTTACATAGAAGAATCTCAAAGATGGGTAGATTTTATGACCCAAAATAAAATAAGTTGGACTAATTGGGTTTTAGATGATGCAAATGCAACAGCATCAATATTAAAGCCTGGAAGTAATCCTAATGGAGGATGGACTGACAATGATTTGACAGAGTCAGGAAAGTTTGTAAAGGCGGCTATGCTTCAAAATAATACACCAACTACAGGTGGAAACACAACACCAACTACAGGCGGAAACACAACACCAACTACAGGTGGAAACACAACACCAACTACAGGTGGAAACACAACACCAACTACAGGTGGAAACACAACGCCAACTACAGGTGGAAATACAACGCCAACTACAGGTGGAAATACAACACCAACTACAGGTGGAAATACAACGCCAACTACAGGTGGAAATACAACGCCAACTACAGGAGCTGTAATAGATACTAGTAAAACATATAAAATAATATCTTCAAGTACAGGTAAGGTTTTAAATGTAAGAAACTATAGTTCTCAAAGCGGAGCACAAATAGAAGAATTAGTTGATGTTGGTGCGTTATCAGAACAGTGGAAAATAGCGGATTCAGGCAATGGAAGCTATAAAATTACTTCTGCATTGAGTAATTTAAGCTTAGATGGTGGTGTAAGTACTGAAGGAACTGATGTTAAACAATATCAATATGCAGGTGCAGAAAATCAGCAGTGGAATAT is from Clostridium acetobutylicum ATCC 824 and encodes:
- a CDS encoding cellulase family glycosylhydrolase, encoding MKRNRMKILNLPIFFVVLMFLLSNVGIIRVKANNLTPVEINGQLKVSGSKLLNSNNQPIQLKGMSSFGIQYSPQFVNYNTMKYLRDNWGMNVFRVAMYTDGDGGYIFNKAACKAKVEEAVNAAQKLGIYVIVDWHMFNNPQTDKSQSKDFFNQISSEYKNSPNVIYEIANEPCGDVTWGRDIKPYANEVIPVIRANSPNAIVIVGSPTWSQSVLDPANDPLSFSNVMYACHFYAGTHGQWLRDRITQALNKNIALFATEWGTSDCNGSGGTYIEESQRWVDFMTQNKISWTNWVLDDANATASILKPGSNPNGGWTDNDLTESGKFVKAAMLQNNTPTTGGNTTPTTGGNTTPTTGGNTTPTTGGNTTPTTGGNTTPTTGGNTTPTTGGNTTPTTGGNTTPTTGGNTTPTTGAVIDTSKTYKIISSSTGKVLNVRNYSSQSGAQIEELVDVGALSEQWKIADSGNGSYKITSALSNLSLDGGVSTEGTDVKQYQYAGAENQQWNIEKINANTYKITNKKSNLALETTGVYDSADIQLWNYTGKGTQQWIISDVNAGTNTTPTTGGNTTPTTGGNTTPTTGSAIDNSKTYKIISQNTGKVLNVRNYSSESGAQIEELVDVGALSEEWKITNSGNGSYKITSALSNFSLDAGTSTEGSDVKQYQYTGAESQQWNIEKIAANTYKITNKKSGLALNGTGAWDGSNLQLAKYSSTADQQWILKAVN